The following coding sequences are from one Venturia canescens isolate UGA chromosome 5, ASM1945775v1, whole genome shotgun sequence window:
- the LOC122411188 gene encoding uncharacterized protein yields the protein MKEKLQVKIHTKRTLTGYDIFYKKKHSGTLDNRDNVVSVRAIVSLQCHRSLGPARLCTRHDLRNFMDVSEDAKLKGNPSKETLSEDSKNLHKIVENSCKPLRLMSNGTVATDEGKRGEETYNFGLELRSIYPKKGRDSNHGIGEKFGETTLNINHTLEKMFAAKSEFRLF from the exons atgaaggaaaaattgcAGGTTAAAATCCATACAAAACGCACGCTGACGGGCTACGATATATTTTACAAGAAAAAGCACTCCGGCACGTTGGATAACCGCGATAACGTCGTATCGGTCCGAGCAATC GTAAGTCTGCAGTGCCACAGATCTCTGGGACCAGCCCGGCTGTGCACTCGGCACGATTTGAGGAACTTTATGGATGTTAGCGAGGATGCGAAATTGAAGGGGAATCCCTCGAAGGAGACGCTCAGCGAGGACTCGAAAAACTTGCACAAAATAGTCGAAAACTCGTGCAAGCCTCTGAGACTCATGTCGAACGGAACAGTTGCGACGGACGAGGGAAAAAGAGGCGAGGAAACTTACAATTTCGGGCTGGAGCTGAGATCGATATACCCGAAAAAGGGGAGGGACTCGAATCACGGAAtcggtgaaaaatttggagaaactACGTTGAACATAAATCATAcgctcgaaaaaatgtttgctgcTAAATCCGAGTTTCGACTATTTTGA